The Candida orthopsilosis Co 90-125, chromosome 7 draft sequence genome has a window encoding:
- a CDS encoding Ssm4 protein (S. cerevisiae homolog SSM4 has ubiquitin-protein ligase activity and has role in ER-associated protein catabolic process), which produces MVDIEHTCRICRMEGTPSEPLYHPCKCRGSIKYIHQDCLMEWLKHSNQSSEKCDICNTSYKFKVIYDPNMPRIIPFPLVWNKFIQVASSTVIKSISIFLYVLCIIIQVPIFWKFCGRVYTWAIDGRLPVNNPNFLDALYFGNFSISEFTQSSTSSQLALLKLRKFLSHTYFSGVRYILVGIIIHIALFVEREWVVRDEGYLKLLHRKIGKEPKTQLVDMLQNALDVLRRQENQNEREDVVQEANLNRAIDSLQNRGEQMNARYEEELRRAVNRGEIFNGDLQQNGDDHRHERHDDVEVIHEDDDNIVFDDAINQNEPPQDAHRVLVNDEPDSDDEAEVHQALEEDFEQMAQEEGNNNGGGAIGEIMEVFGIILNIKTPLFLMVVCDSIITAYLFLIYVVPYILGDLFVFVSGSAFKYIVAGVPEPNWNINIKTGYEFVDFSILTIQDYIVEPCVNTFKDLVYPNSAQYSLVDRVLVLSFGYAIIGITIHNIMKSLTSGRKPIVGSSRRVYKVLFELSSTAKVFVIFAIEIFFFPVYCGWLLDFCAAPLFLEKFTQATKSGTTFILFLTSIDSWTQVPYIRTSLYWASGTLYMLFFALFVGMVRNTILRPGVLYFIRSPDDPNARLIHDALVKPLGLQLSRIYLSAKVYTGFILFGIGGVTWGLRYMVAPSHGKYNVMLPMEFSLTPSGLIFMVPLGLSSAFIRQMLPLITKYVRMYWSRAFEISVHKLRLSHFILGRPVSYERGHTIYRNWKEQILATAKPDYTNPVTYRQAQEIFSTNQEINACFVPDGYYVRAPDNDTVSRKFIKKLFVPVTKDDKLLRDINENDLKQSGYETPSSEEEELNTDDAYCVVYRPPNFKLRCFALILMLWVFAVILILSVVLIALVMGRPLAVAQSGIFDNTLPLFSPGEINWKLADSVSLIYGLLLEFNILKLVDKYVEQKNQQGGGNEVDAEERPRARIFENLFGFVAGNANQQNRVAIVKVFALSLIVTLWFYWIASVHILCIDFPLQVWFKTSITKMEPMPTFVHFVASWWTLLPAIMYLVKTQARDLDFQQSIKSMGFGYLLLNYALIYIPGLSYTAWKISNKKTVTLRDVDIPGPGYFPVAWTSSFVLFALYRSLNNVIKFYDYIGQQIKAEKYVKGRAIVNDDEDVNEGERL; this is translated from the coding sequence ATGGTGGATATTGAACATACATGTCGAATCTGTCGTATGGAAGGAACTCCACTGGAGCCTCTATATCACCCTTGTAAATGTCGAGGTTCCATCAAATATATCCATCAGGATTGTTTGATGGAGTGGTTAAAACATTCCAACCAATCTAGTGAAAAATGTGACATTTGCAATACATCatacaaattcaaagtCATATATGATCCAAATATGCCTAGGATTATACCCTTCCCCCTTGTTTGGAATAAATTTATTCAGGTTGCATCTAGCACTGTTATCAAAAGCATTAGTATATTTTTGTACGTGCTATGCATCATCATACAAGTACcaatattttggaaattttgtgGGCGTGTATATACTTGGGCCATAGATGGAAGATTACCTGTAAATAATCCCAACTTCCTTGACGCATTATACTTTGGGAACTTCAGCATACTGGAATTTACTCAGagttcaacatcatcacaACTTGCATTGCtaaaattgagaaaatttCTCAGCCATACGTACTTTAGTGGAGTTAGGTACATTTTAGTTGGAATTATTATTCATATTgcattgtttgttgaaCGAGAATGGGTTGTGCGTGACGAAGGATATTTGAAACTATTGCATCGCAAGATCGGCAAAGAACCAAAGACACAGTTGGTTGATATGTTGCAAAATGCATTGGATGTGTTGAGAAGACAAGAGAATCAAAATGAAAGGGAGGATGTGGTGCAAGAGGCAAACTTGAATCGTGCCATTGACAGTTTACAAAACCGTGGCGAACAAATGAATGCACGATATGAAGAGGAGTTGAGAAGAGCTGTCAATAGAGGTGAGATTTTTAATGGAGATCTACAGCAAAATGGCGACGACCATAGACATGAACGTCATGATGATGTGGAGGTCATTCATGAAGACGACGATAACATAGTTTTCGATGATGCAATCAACCAAAATGAACCACCGCAAGATGCACATAGGGTTCTCGTGAATGATGAGCCCGACTCTGACGATGAAGCTGAAGTGCATCAAGCGTTGGAAGAGGATTTCGAACAAATGGcacaagaagaaggaaacaACAATGGCGGTGGTGCTATTGGAGAAATTATGGAAGTATTCGGtatcattttgaatataaaGACGCCACTTTTCCTCATGGTTGTCTGTGATTCTATCATCACTGcatatttgtttttgatttatgtGGTGCCTTACATCTTGGGTGatttgtttgtatttgtttCTGGTTCCGCTTTCAAGTATATTGTCGCAGGTGTTCCTGAGCCCAATTGgaacatcaacatcaaaacaGGTtatgaatttgttgatttttcaatactcACTATTCAAGACTACATCGTGGAGCCTTGCGTAAACACTTTCAAGGACTTGGTTTATCCTAATAGTGCACAGTACAGTTTAGTTGATCGAGTTTTGGTTCTTAGTTTCGGCTATGCAATCATTGGTATCACGATACATAATATTATGAAAAGCTTAACTTCAGGACGTAAGCCAATTGTTGGGTCATCAAGGCGGGTCTATAAGGTGTTATTTGAATTGAGTTCCACAGCTAAAGTGTTTGTCATTTTTGCCATTGAGATCTTTTTCTTCCCAGTTTACTGCGGTTGGCTATTAGATTTTTGTGCTGCTCCTTTATTTCTTGAAAAGTTTACTCAAGCGACCAAATCAGGTACAACATTTATCCTATTCCTTACGTCGATCGACAGCTGGACTCAAGTGCCCTATATTCGTACCCTGCTTTATTGGGCTTCCGGTACTTTGTACATGTTGTTTTTTGCCTTGTTTGTGGGAATGGTGAGAAATACAATTTTACGTCCTGGTGTGTTGTACTTCATCCGCAGTCCTGATGACCCAAATGCTAGATTGATCCATGATGCTTTGGTTAAGCCATTGGGGTTGCAATTATCGAGAATTTATCTTAGTGCAAAGGTTTACACTggtttcattttgtttggaattggtggtGTTACTTGGGGATTGAGATATATGGTTGCTCCAAGTCATGGAAAGTACAATGTAATGTTACCTATGGAATTCCTGCTCACCCCTAGTGGCTTGATTTTTATGGTTCCATTAGGGTTGAGCTCGGCATTCATTAGACAGATGTTACCGTTGATTACAAAATATGTGAGAATGTACTGGTCGAGAGCGTTTGAAATCAGTGTGCACAAATTGAGATTATCTCATTTCATCTTGGGTAGACCAGTTCTGTACGAACGTGGACATACTATTTATCGTAATTGGAAAGAGCAAATTTTGGCCACTGCTAAACCAGATTATACCAACCCGGTGACTTATAGACAAGCACAAGagattttttcaacaaatcaagaaatcaaTGCATGCTTTGTTCCTGATGGGTATTATGTACGTGCTCCTGATAATGATACTGTTTCGCGGAAATTtattaaaaaattgtttgtACCCGTGACTAAAGATGACAAGTTGCTAAGGGATATCAATGAGAATGATTTGAAGCAGTCGGGTTATGAAACACCATCGAgtgaagaggaagaattAAATACTGATGATGCATATTGTGTTGTTTATCGTCCACcgaatttcaaattgcGTTGTTTTGCCTTAATTTTGATGCTTTGGGTATTCGCCGTAATCCTTATCTTGTCCGTGGTGCTAATCGCATTGGTGATGGGACGACCACTAGCTGTTGCTCAACTGGGTATATTTGACAATACCTTGCCTTTGTTTTCACCGGGGGAAATTAATTGGAAGTTGGCTGATCTGGTTAGCCTAATTTACGGATTGTTATTGGAATTCAACATTCTTAAATTAGTTGACAAGTATGTTGAACagaaaaatcaacaaggtggtggtaatgaagttgatgcaGAGGAGAGACCAAGAGCAAGAATATTTGAGAATTTGTTTGGCTTTGTTGCCGGTAATgccaatcaacaaaatcgaGTTGCTATAGTTAAAGTTTTCGCTTTGTCTTTGATAGTTACCCTTTGGTTTTATTGGATTGCTTCTGTTCACATCTTGTGTATTGATTTCCCATTACAAGTGTGGTtcaaaacatcaatcaCCAAGATGGAGCCTATGCCCACCTttgttcattttgttgCCTCTTGGTGGACTTTATTGCCAGCAATAATGTACTTGGTCAAAACGCAAGCTAGAGACTTggattttcaacaaagtatAAAATCAATGGGATTTGGTTACctattgttgaattatgCATTGATTTACATTCCAGGATTGAGTTATACTGCATGGAAGATTAGTAATAAAAAGACGGTGACTTTACGAGATGTTGACATTCCCGGGCCGGGATATTTCCCTGTTGCGTGGACAAGTTCATTTGTCTTGTTTGCATTGTATCGATCATTGAATAATGTCATCAAATTTTATGATTATATTGGTCAGCAAATCAAAGCGGAGAAATACGTCAAAGGAAGAGCAATtgttaatgatgatgaggatgtAAATGAAGGAGAAAGATTATAG
- a CDS encoding Pmt1 protein mannosyltransferase (PMT) (required for virulence in mouse systemic infection and for adhesion to epithelial cells): protein MAKPNNISSAKLKAAAAASKQKQEGDTIWNVDPLVDPVFGKGQFREYLITNPSPIVLRKRQFVKQEYFFLIALVLIGLVVRLRGLSYPDSVVFDEVHFGGFARKYILGNFFMDVHPPLAKMLFAAVGSIGGFNGDFEFKKIGDKFPETVPYIFMRQFPALLGVATVVLCYLTLRQSGVRPVISFATGLLLLIENSNVTISRYILLDSPLVFFIAAAIYSWKKFEIQIPFTFGWYRSLFATSVALGLALSSKWVGLFTVAWVGFLCIYQLWFLIGDLTVSKKQILAHFFLRGFTLLGVPLVLYLAFFAVHFHMLPNEGDGSPFMSSAFRAGLKGNKIPTDITAEVGLGSVVTLRHLDTQGGYLHSHQQFYPTGSKQQQITLYPHLDSNNRWLIEPYNGTIYNDTFIPLINGMKIRLKHVNTGRRLHSHDEKPPVSERDWQKECSAYGFDGFNGDANDDWVVEIVQYRTKDDDAKAFVKALKTVFRLRHAMTGNYLFSSEVKLPEWGFGQQEVTTASQGKRALTHWYIEQNENKYLPQDRQTIINYPKLSLWEKIVESHQRMWKINSGLTDHHHWQSDPSEWPFLLRGINYWTREHKQVYLLGNAVTWWAATTVIFTFIIYAVITVFKYHLGKPMATNKEVFNFNVQTFSYVLGWALHYFPFFIMGRQLFLHHYLPALYFAILSLGHFLEIFTNYFTSSSRILRQIAMVLVALFVVFSTVFYLNYSSLIYATPWTKNACEVSKPFSSWDYDCNNFHKSIAQYDFSQESADPLEPAKGHLPDEAKQTPKAVPNIAKEEKHIEKPPVDAQEAPVKEHEQLAPPGVNIDTKSNSKEDAPVAPAPVAEDDSKVEQAPSNDDIIEEQVEEIANEPIVEKIEKPVLDDIPQYDQVDDINQKIVEEELIDPPVQPIVEEQETQQAI from the coding sequence ATGGCTAAACCAAACAACATATCTTCAGCCAAATTGAAAGCTGCAGCAGCAGCTTCCAAGCAGAAACAAGAAGGTGACACTATATGGAACGTTGATCCATTAGTCGACCCTGTATTTGGCAAAGGTCAATTCCGTGAATATTTAATCACTAATCCATCACCAATCGTGTTGAGAAAACGACAATTTGTCAAACAAGAAtatttcttcttgatcGCTTTGGTCCTTATTGGATTAGTTGTCAGATTACGTGGATTATCATATCCCGATTCCGtggtatttgatgaagttcATTTCGGTGGGTTTGCTAGAAAATACATCTTGGGTAATTTCTTCATGGATGTTCATCCACCTTTGGCTAAAATGTTATTTGCTGCTGTTGGATCCATTGGCGGGTTTAATGGAGATTTCGagtttaaaaaaattggtgatAAGTTTCCTGAAACTGTTCCATATATATTTATGAGACAATTCCCAGCTTTATTGGGAGTTGCTACTGTTGTATTGTGCTATTTGACATTAAGACAATCAGGTGTACGCCCAGTGATTTCATTTGCTACTGGCTTACTCTTGTTGATTGAGAATTCAAATGTTACTATATCAAGGTATATTTTGTTGGATTCTCCCTTGGTGTTTTTCATAGCTGCTGCTATATATTCTTGgaagaaatttgaaattcaaattccaTTTACTTTTGGTTGGTATAGAAGTTTGTTTGCCACTAGTGTTGCTTTGGGATTAGCGTTGAGTTCCAAATGGGTTGGCTTGTTTACTGTTGCTTGGGTTGGATTCCTTTGTATTTATCAATTATGGTTCCTTATCGGTGATTTGACTGTTTCCAAAAAGCAAATTTTGGCTCATTTCTTTCTTAGAGGCTTCACCTTATTGGGAGTCCCCTTGGTATTATACCTCGCCTTCTTTGCGGTTCATTTCCATATGTTACCGAATGAAGGTGATGGAAGTCCATTTATGAGTAGTGCTTTCAGAGCTGGCTTGAAAGGAAACAAAATCCCCACTGATATTACTGCTGAAGTTGGATTAGGTTCAGTTGTCACGTTACGTCATCTTGACACTCAAGGTGGATATTTACACTCTCACCAGCAATTTTACCCAACAGGTtccaaacaacaacaaattaccTTGTACCCGCACTTGGATTCGAACAACAGATGGTTAATTGAACCGTATAATGGCACAATCTACAATGACACATTTATCCCTTTAATTAATGGAATGAAAATTAGATTGAAACATGTCAATACTGGTAGAAGATTACATTCGCACGATGAAAAACCTCCAGTTAGTGAACGTGATTGGCAAAAGGAGTGTTCAGCTTACGGATTCGATGGGTTCAATGGAGATGCCAATGATGATTGGgtggttgaaattgttcaatatAGAACTAAAGACGATGATGCTAAGGCATTTGTTAAAGCCTTGAAAACCGTTTTCCGTTTACGTCATGCCATGACGGGTAATTACTTGTTTTCAAGTGAAGTGAAGTTGCCTGAATGGGGATTCGGTCAACAAGAAGTTACAACTGCATCTCAAGGTAAACGTGCATTGACTCATTGGTATATTGAACAGAATGAGAACAAGTACTTACCTCAAGATCGTCAAACTATTATAAACTATCCTAAATTATCCCTTTGggaaaaaattgttgaactGCATCAAAGAATGTGGAAGATCAACTCGGGATTAACtgatcatcatcattggcaAAGTGATCCATCAGAATGGCCATTCTTGTTGAGAGGTATCAACTATTGGACAAGAGAACATAAACAAGTTTATCTTTTGGGTAATGCCGTTACTTGGTGGGCTGCAACTACCGTAATCTTCACATTTATCATTTATGCAGTCATTACTGTCTTTAAATATCATTTGGGTAAACCGATGGCTACTAATAAAGAAgtgtttaatttcaatgttCAAACATTTAGTTATGTCTTAGGTTGGGCATTGCATTATTTCCCATTCTTCATCATGGGTAGACAATTATTTTTACATCATTATTTACCAGCGTTGTACTTTGCCATCTTGTCGTTAGGACATTTCTTGGaaattttcaccaattATTTCACTTCATCATCGAGAATCTTGCGTCAAATCGCCATGGTTTTAGTTgcattgtttgttgtttttaGCACCGTGTTTTACCTCAattattcatcattgatatATGCTACTCCATGGACCAAGAACGCATGCGAAGTATCTAAACCTTTTAGTTCATGGGATTATGATTGTAATAATTTCCATAAAAGCATTGCTCAATATGATTTTTCTCAGGAGAGTGCGGATCCACTTGAACCAGCCAAGGGACATTTACCCGACGAAGCTAAACAAACTCCAAAAGCAGTTCCTAATATTGCCAAGGAGGAGAAACATATTGAAAAACCACCAGTTGATGCACAAGAAGCACCAGTTAAGGAACATGAACAATTGGCACCACCGGGTGTTAACATTGATACCAAATCGAATAGTAAAGAAGATGCCCCTGTTGCACCAGCTCCAGTTGCTGAGGATGATTCCAAAGTTGAGCAAGCCCCTTCTAATGATGACATAATTGAAGAGCAAGTTGAAGAGATTGCTAATGagccaattgttgaaaaaattgaaaaaccaGTGCTCGATGATATCCCCCAATACGAtcaagttgatgatatcaatcaaaagattgttgaagaagaattgattgatcCTCCAGTACAACCAATAGtagaagaacaagaaacCCAACAAGCAATCTAG
- a CDS encoding guanyl nucleotide exchange factor: MDTGDTVDASKIANKLFAEEISSAKPAEITQFLAGDDPESTEIRTIYFNNFKWPANLLSSMRLLCSKLYLKAESQELDRILSSFAQSYLNQHPQNVFCTQNFEQIYVIVYSLILLNTALHNSELNRKSRIRQSDFIRNTLSTFLSQDAKLSKSLSTKQKLSIEVTLSDYYDDLVKNELILKTEASTPSNRLSRASKDEDNSTNITTTTLTADTNGDMDHNLTRKSSNSSIWSTDTNQQQHHHQQRFSTGLKRITTATSTVTAQTAQTASTSAPARVGLARALAGSVVLHEQSMYKHANHSLMSQRSSPALRHRASFDQGNKRTSVISRKVDDTMSVLSLDIAGPNWEEDQKDMEQFDVEDYQDEYDLELELNGSPYLKEGLLKLKILNNDSIDDGSITHQPQGNRFFSFFQQSKNINALSKFIDHFVVVSKGELSLYSFDPKVIKKHKRETDAEDDIGDGNWLRNAVKLGTYNLCSTFACLDKSQAGKVYWTLTFPKITKKPAKKFIFEAGTKEIALEFVNTCNFWAAKISAIPTLEESVSSEEYGWVNLNHLIKTRKSFKKLKNIQKWEPVLQGVYISNLSVNEEANHWGMMNQFVKTSSYYNHLKKSYRDFTHLKQKFIENFPKSQYNGSNYTRVITNFDSKIEHYKHQLMVYRSYIIILGFALQLRFDLHEEKKSQARDKLDTSLEDDSSHHSLIDDEQEDDELTKLVKSEIKKLFFNMKDIGNIIPTFKSSKSIKNIAKLQEQHQLEQNKLVKSPKTFTLSNLKDNESPIAQLIATSNQSSSPPRKESVMETTITEEDEEEDEEEKKAVDQVDDNEVTEPKQGKPTASSDVPTKDRVVNEEKVVNEGNVDDDEEDTANEIKGQLSRRDSENTKVEQESNVSGDEQCGDATGGSPVGSIKKPNLEVVTNEVSALVI, encoded by the coding sequence ATGGATACTGGTGATACTGTTGATGCTTCAAAGATTGCCAATAAACTATTTGCAGAGGAAATATCTTCTGCCAAACCAGCAGAGATTACTCAATTTTTAGCTGGTGATGATCCTGAATCAACTGAAATTAGAACTatttatttcaacaacttcaaatgGCCGGCTAACCTACTTAGCTCTATGCGTTTACTATGCTCCAAGCTATACCTCAAAGCTGAGTCACAAGAGTTGGATCGTattttatcatcatttgCTCAATCGTATTTAAATCAACATCCTCAAAATGTATTTTGTAcgcaaaattttgaacaaatttatGTCATCGTGTACTCATTAATCTTGTTGAATACTGCTTTACACAATCTGGAATTGAATAGAAAGTCACGTATTCGTCAATCTGATTTCATTAGAAATACATTGTCTACCTTTTTACTGCAAGATGCAAAATTACTGAAAAGTTTATCAACGAAACAAAAACTATCCATTGAAGTTACATTGTCTGATTATTATGACGATTTGGTGAagaatgaattgattttgaaaaccGAAGCTTCGACCCCATCAAATCGTCTTTCTCGGGCTAgtaaagatgaagataattCTACAAATATCACCACAACTACGTTGACAGCTGATACCAATGGAGATATGGACCACAATTTAACCAGAAAGagttcaaattcatccatTTGGTCTACTGATaccaaccaacaacaacaccatcaccaacaacgATTCTCCACGGGGTTGAAAAGAATTACAACAGCAACGTCAACTGTCACTGCACAAACAGCACAGACGGCATCTACATCTGCACCAGCTAGAGTTGGACTTGCTAGAGCTTTAGCAGGGCTGGTGGTACTTCATGAGCAGTCAATGTACAAACATGCCAATCACTCCTTAATGTCACAAAGATCATCACCAGCTTTACGTCATAGAGCTTCTTTCGATCAAGGTAATAAGAGAACATCAGTAATTTCAAGAAAGGTTGATGACACAATGTCAGTATTGTCATTGGATATAGCTGGCCCCAATTGGGAAGAAGACCAAAAAGACAtggaacaatttgatgTCGAAGATTATCAAGATGAATATGACTTGGAATTGGAGTTGAATGGTAGCCCATATCTTAAAGAAGGTTTGctaaagttgaaaattctTAACAATGAttccattgatgatggCTCCATCACTCACCAACCTCAAGGAAATCGTTTTTTCtcatttttccaacaatcaaaaaacaTCAATGCATTGAGTAAATTTATTGATCATTTCGTTGTTGTGTCAAAAGGAGAGTTATCTCTCTACTCATTTGACCCAAAGGTTATCAAGAAACACAAACGTGAAACTGATGCCGAAGACGACATCGGTGATGGAAATTGGCTACGTAATGCAGTAAAACTAGGTACTTACAATTTATGTTCCACATTCGCCTGCTTAGATAAACTGCAAGCCGGTAAAGTATACTGGACATTAACTTTCCCCAAGATTACCAAAAAACCTGCCAAGAAATTCATCTTTGAGGCTGGAACCAAAGAAATTGCCTTGGAATTTGTCAATACTTGTAATTTTTGGGCGGCTAAAATATCAGCTATCCCAACATTGGAAGAAAGTGTATCTTCCGAAGAATATGGATGGGTGAACTTGAACCATTTGATAAAGACGAGGAAGTCGTTTAAGAAGTTAAAGAATATTCAGAAATGGGAGCCTGTATTACAAGGAGTCTACATATCGAATCTCTCGGTTAACGAAGAAGCTAACCACTGGGGCatgatgaatcaatttgtgAAAACGTCAAGTTACTACAATCATTTAAAGAAACTGTATCGAGATTTCACccatttgaaacaaaaatttattgaaaatttccCTAAATCACAATACAATGGATCCAACTACACCCGTGTCATAACCAACtttgattccaaaattgagCACTACAAACACCAACTTATGGTGTATCGAAGTTATATAATCATTTTGGGTTTCGCATTACAATTGCGATTTGATTTACATgaagagaagaaatcaCAAGCTAGAGATAAACTAGATACAAGTTTAGAAGATGACTCATCTCATCAtagtttgattgatgatgaacaggaagatgatgaattgacgaaattggtgaaaagCGAgataaagaagttgtttttcaatatgaAGGATATCGGCAATATCATCCCTACttttaaatcatcaaaatcaatcaaaaacattgCCAAATTACAagaacaacatcaattagAGCAGAATAAATTGGTCAAGTCTCCAAAGACTTTCACATTATCTAATTTGAAGGATAACGAATCGCCTATTGCTCAATTAATTGCTACTTCGAATCAAAGTTCGAGTCCACCGAGAAAGGAGTCTGTGATGGAGACGACAATTACggaggaagatgaagaagaggacGAGGAAGAGAAGAAAGCGGTGGATCAAGTGGACGATAATGAAGTGACTGAGCCGAAGCAAGGAAAGCCGACTGCGAGTAGTGACGTACCTACAAAGGACAGAGTTGTCAACGAGGAAAAGGTAGTAAATGAAGGAAACGTagatgatgacgaagaagatACTGCTAATGAAATCAAGGGTCAATTAAGTAGAAGAGACTCTGAAAATACTAAAGTTGAGCAAGAAAGTAATGTTTCCGGTGATGAACAATGTGGTGATGCTACTGGTGGCTCACCTGTTGGAAGTATAAAAAAGCCAAATTTGGAAGTCGTAACTAACGAGGTATCGGCTTTGGTTATATAA
- a CDS encoding Pup3 beta 3 subunit of the 20S proteasome, translating into MQLVAKLSRFYFFLFFCRLSKLPPTIFKLYLPTQHNYVPMSDPFSINGGAAVAMIGKDCVAIASDLRLGSQSLGVSNNFEKVFEFGDKTYMALTGLATDVITLRELFKFKTNLYKLREERSIEPSTLANLVSSSLYERRFGPWFVGPIVAGLSSKDNKPFICGFDSIGCIDYSHDFIVSGTATDQLYGMCEGLYEPNLEPEDLFETISQALLNAVDRDALSGWGAVVYIITKDKVVKRVLKTRQD; encoded by the coding sequence ATGCAGTTGGTAGCGAAACTTAGTCggttttacttttttttatttttttgtcgCCTATCGAAATTGCCACCAACTATATTCAAACTTTATCTCccaacacaacacaactACGTTCCCATGTCAGATCCATTTTCGATAAACGGTGGTGCAGCCGTTGCAATGATAGGTAAAGATTGTGTTGCTATAGCTAGTGATTTACGTTTAGGCTCACAATCGCTAGGAGTatccaacaattttgaaaaagtatttgaatttggtgaCAAGACATACATGGCATTGACAGGTCTCGCTACTGATGTAATAACATTGCGCGAGctattcaaattcaaaaccaaCTTGTACAAATTACGTGAAGAACGATCAATTGAACCATCAACATTGGCAAATCTCgtgtcatcatcattatacGAACGTAGATTTGGGCCTTGGTTTGTCGGGCCTATAGTTGCTGGATTAAGCTCCAAGGACAACAAGCCATTCATTTGTGGATTTGATTCCATTGGATGTATCGATTACAGTCATGACTTTATTGTCAGTGGGACGGCAACTGACCAATTGTATGGAATGTGTGAGGGGTTATATGAACCTAATTTGGAGCCGGAGGATTTGTTTGAAACTATAAGTCAAGCTTTGTTAAATGCTGTGGATAGAGATGCGTTGAGTGGCTGGGGTGCTGTTGTTTACATTATTACGAAGGACAAAGTGGTTAAACGTGTTTTGAAAACTCGTCAAGATTAG
- a CDS encoding Cmc2 protein (S. cerevisiae homolog CMC2 has role in mitochondrial respiratory chain complex assembly and localizes to mitochondrial intermembrane space, nucleus) produces the protein MHPQLDKNRFDTCEKLMDALEECHRQEFLKQCLGLCNFEKEQLSQCLHYTRINDAKERIRQSREKQAQMKLKQKQREEEEYGKNGYLRKVIELEMQKK, from the coding sequence ATGCACCCACAACTAGATAAGAACAGATTTGACACTTGCGAAAAACTTATGGACGCATTAGAAGAATGCCATCGACAAGAATTCCTCAAACAGTGTCTTGGGTTATGTAATTTCGAAAAGGAACAATTGAGTCAATGTTTGCACTACACTAGAATTAATGATGCTAAAGAACGTATTAGACAAAGTAGAGAAAAACAAGCAcagatgaagttgaagcaGAAACAAAGAGAGGAAGAGGAGTATGGTAAGAATGGGTACTTGAGAAAAGTTATTGAGTTGGAGATGCAAAAGAAGTAG